Proteins found in one Paenibacillus dendritiformis genomic segment:
- a CDS encoding DMT family transporter, which produces MSARKSSHLYLLLIIGIIAISFSAIFVKWSEAPASIIAMYRLLLTNLVLLPWAFAYRAEWRAVRGKDWLRMGISGLFLAIHFLLWMESLRHTTVASSTMILSLEPILVMLGSFWLFKQRTTPAALAGIVIAIFGVLLIGWGDLRLSGQALYGDLLSVLGTVAVVVHMLLGQDLRQRISSYVYNFTVFFVAGAVLALYNMGAGYPMNGYPSREWLLFLLMALIPTVLGHMLFNWLLKYVSATSISMSVLGEPVGASLLAWILLGEMMTALQASACVLLIAGVWIFLQFDKPRQVNVPTAETSLSPK; this is translated from the coding sequence ATGTCTGCCCGAAAATCATCCCATCTCTATCTGCTTCTCATTATCGGAATCATCGCAATCTCCTTTTCCGCCATTTTCGTCAAATGGTCGGAAGCCCCCGCTTCTATTATTGCCATGTATCGCCTGTTGCTCACGAATCTCGTGCTGCTGCCCTGGGCGTTCGCTTATCGTGCGGAATGGCGCGCGGTTCGCGGCAAGGACTGGCTGCGCATGGGGATATCCGGCCTGTTCCTGGCGATCCACTTCCTGCTCTGGATGGAATCGCTTCGTCATACAACCGTCGCGAGCTCGACAATGATCCTGTCCTTAGAGCCTATTCTTGTCATGCTCGGTTCATTCTGGCTGTTCAAGCAGCGGACGACGCCGGCGGCCTTGGCCGGGATCGTCATCGCCATCTTCGGCGTCTTGCTGATCGGCTGGGGCGATCTGCGATTATCGGGACAAGCGCTGTACGGCGATCTGCTGTCCGTGCTCGGTACCGTTGCTGTCGTCGTACATATGCTGCTCGGCCAAGATTTGCGCCAACGCATCTCATCTTATGTATATAACTTTACCGTCTTTTTCGTCGCCGGAGCCGTACTTGCCCTCTATAACATGGGAGCCGGCTATCCGATGAACGGCTATCCTTCTCGCGAGTGGCTCTTGTTCCTGCTGATGGCGCTCATTCCGACGGTGCTCGGCCATATGCTCTTCAACTGGCTGCTGAAATATGTCAGTGCCACCTCCATCTCCATGAGCGTGCTGGGCGAACCGGTTGGAGCCAGCCTGCTGGCCTGGATTCTGCTTGGCGAGATGATGACGGCGCTGCAGGCATCCGCCTGCGTCCTGCTCATTGCGGGCGTGTGGATTTTCCTTCAATTCGACAAGCCCAGACAGGTTAACGTTCCGACCGCGGAGACGAGCCTGTCGCCGAAATAG
- the fumC gene encoding class II fumarate hydratase: MDVRVERDTFGELQVPVDKRWGAQTQRSLENFKIGAEKMPREVIYALALIKQCAARVNGELGQLEKEKGEAIVAAAQELLDGRYDDHFPLVVWQTGSGTQTNMNVNEVIAHRANELLAEQGIVMRVHPNDDVNRSQSSNDTFPTAMHVAAFIAVEDQVLPALHRLKSTLLNQSKQFRDVIKIGRTHLQDATPLTLGQEISGWHRMLEKCEEYIIESSGALLELAIGGTAVGTGLNAHPKFGQLMARELSKATGREFITARNKFQSLTSHNEIVHLHGALKALAADLMKIANDVRWLASGPRTGIGEILIPANEPGSSIMPGKVNPTQAEALTMVVCQVMGNDVTIGMAASQGNFELNVYKPVIIYNFLQSAKLLGDAMQSFHDHCVVGIEPNRKVIRRNLEQSLMLVTALNPHIGYEKAAAIAKLAHQEGLTLKEAALRTGLLTEEQFDDIVKPQSMV; this comes from the coding sequence ATGGATGTTCGGGTGGAACGGGACACATTCGGCGAATTGCAGGTTCCTGTGGATAAGCGATGGGGGGCTCAGACTCAGCGCAGCCTGGAGAATTTCAAAATCGGCGCAGAGAAGATGCCGCGCGAGGTCATTTACGCGCTGGCCTTGATTAAGCAGTGTGCCGCCCGCGTGAATGGCGAGCTCGGACAGCTCGAGAAGGAGAAGGGCGAGGCGATTGTTGCGGCGGCCCAGGAGCTGCTGGACGGCCGGTATGATGATCATTTTCCGCTGGTGGTCTGGCAGACGGGAAGCGGCACGCAGACGAATATGAACGTCAATGAAGTGATTGCCCATCGGGCGAATGAACTGCTGGCCGAGCAGGGGATCGTCATGCGGGTGCATCCGAATGATGATGTCAACCGATCGCAGAGCTCGAATGACACGTTCCCGACGGCGATGCATGTCGCCGCGTTCATCGCGGTGGAGGATCAAGTGCTTCCTGCGCTGCATCGGCTGAAGAGCACGCTGCTTAACCAATCGAAGCAGTTCCGCGATGTGATCAAGATTGGACGGACGCATTTGCAGGACGCGACGCCGCTTACGCTGGGGCAGGAGATCAGCGGATGGCACCGAATGCTGGAGAAGTGCGAGGAGTACATTATCGAGAGCTCCGGCGCTCTATTGGAGCTGGCGATTGGCGGAACGGCGGTCGGCACCGGGCTGAACGCGCATCCGAAGTTCGGACAATTGATGGCTAGAGAGCTGAGCAAGGCGACCGGTCGCGAGTTCATCACGGCCCGGAACAAGTTCCAGTCGCTGACCAGCCATAACGAGATCGTTCATCTCCACGGCGCGTTGAAGGCGTTGGCGGCCGACCTGATGAAGATTGCCAACGATGTGCGCTGGCTGGCAAGCGGTCCGCGAACCGGAATTGGAGAGATTCTCATTCCAGCGAATGAACCGGGGAGCTCGATTATGCCTGGCAAGGTGAATCCGACGCAAGCTGAGGCGCTTACGATGGTCGTCTGTCAGGTGATGGGCAACGATGTCACGATCGGGATGGCGGCAAGTCAGGGCAATTTTGAGCTGAATGTATACAAACCGGTGATTATATACAACTTCTTGCAGTCAGCGAAGCTGCTGGGGGATGCGATGCAATCGTTCCATGACCACTGTGTCGTCGGCATTGAACCGAACCGCAAGGTGATCCGGCGCAATCTGGAGCAGTCGTTAATGCTTGTGACCGCGCTTAACCCGCATATCGGCTACGAGAAGGCGGCGGCGATCGCGAAGCTGGCGCACCAGGAGGGGCTGACGCTGAAGGAAGCGGCCCTTCGCACCGGCCTGCTTACGGAGGAGCAGTTCGATGACATCGTGAAGCCGCAATCGATGGTATGA
- a CDS encoding glycoside hydrolase family 18 protein, with protein MAAHKYILAGYAVDGVLPEITPVDAASLTHLNVAFGYVKEDCITVAHLKNLGSIAQLKEYNPELQVILSVGGWSAGGFSEAASTAEGRRKFAESAVEILRNHPFDGIDLDWEYPCYSEAGIQSSPADKQNFTLLLQEMREAIDRQGEADGRHYLLTIAAGADQYYIDGTEMDKVQSYLDFIQLMTYDMRGGFQTLTGHHTNLYASTGDLFRISVDASVRLFTNAGVPREKIVIGAAFYSRMWKDVPAVNNGYLQMTPGSGGYGPDYSRLAEEYINRNGFTRYWDDEAKAPYLFDGSTFITYDDEESLACKCSYIQEQNLRGIMFWEYSCDKTGTLLSAMYNGFKG; from the coding sequence ATGGCAGCTCATAAATACATATTGGCCGGCTATGCGGTGGATGGCGTCCTGCCGGAGATTACCCCGGTGGATGCGGCGAGTTTGACACATTTGAATGTAGCGTTCGGTTATGTGAAGGAAGACTGCATTACTGTGGCGCATTTGAAAAATCTTGGATCGATTGCTCAATTGAAGGAATATAACCCGGAGCTCCAAGTGATTCTGTCGGTGGGCGGCTGGAGCGCCGGCGGGTTCTCCGAGGCAGCGTCCACTGCGGAAGGACGCCGCAAGTTCGCGGAGTCTGCGGTTGAGATTTTGCGGAACCATCCCTTCGACGGGATCGATCTGGACTGGGAGTATCCGTGCTATTCGGAAGCGGGAATTCAATCCAGTCCGGCGGACAAGCAGAATTTCACGCTGCTGCTGCAGGAGATGCGAGAAGCCATCGACAGACAAGGGGAAGCCGATGGCCGCCATTACTTGCTGACGATTGCCGCGGGGGCCGATCAGTATTACATCGACGGAACCGAGATGGATAAGGTGCAATCATACCTCGATTTCATTCAGCTGATGACCTATGATATGCGCGGCGGATTCCAGACTCTGACCGGGCACCACACCAATCTGTATGCGTCGACGGGAGACCTGTTCCGCATCAGCGTGGACGCATCGGTTCGTCTCTTCACGAACGCAGGCGTGCCGCGCGAGAAAATCGTCATTGGCGCCGCCTTCTATTCGAGAATGTGGAAGGATGTTCCGGCCGTCAATAACGGCTATCTGCAAATGACCCCGGGATCCGGCGGCTACGGGCCGGACTACTCCCGTCTCGCGGAAGAATATATCAACCGCAACGGCTTCACCCGCTACTGGGATGACGAAGCGAAGGCGCCGTACCTGTTCGACGGCAGCACCTTCATTACGTACGATGACGAGGAGTCGCTGGCGTGCAAGTGCAGCTATATTCAAGAGCAGAATCTGAGAGGGATCATGTTCTGGGAGTACAGCTGCGACAAGACGGGCACGCTGCTGAGCGCGATGTACAACGGATTCAAGGGCTGA
- a CDS encoding cupredoxin domain-containing protein yields the protein MNKKFALAAMTMLLAVSLAACGGGNKDAGASNNEGAAPAASSGDVQAVTLKAKNFEFDQTEIRVKKGQTVKLTFENEQGIHGVEIPDLNVKLDQPGTTEFVADKEGTYEFKCSIMCGSGHNDMVGKIIVE from the coding sequence GTGAACAAGAAATTTGCTCTCGCGGCAATGACAATGCTGTTGGCTGTCTCGTTGGCTGCCTGCGGCGGCGGGAACAAGGATGCGGGTGCATCCAACAATGAAGGGGCGGCTCCGGCAGCTTCTTCCGGCGATGTGCAGGCAGTAACGCTGAAGGCCAAAAACTTCGAGTTCGATCAGACCGAGATTCGGGTCAAGAAAGGTCAGACGGTCAAGCTTACATTCGAGAACGAGCAGGGCATTCATGGCGTAGAGATCCCGGATTTGAATGTGAAGCTCGATCAGCCGGGCACGACCGAATTCGTGGCTGACAAGGAAGGGACTTACGAGTTCAAATGCTCGATTATGTGCGGTTCCGGCCATAACGACATGGTCGGCAAAATTATCGTTGAGTAA
- a CDS encoding pentapeptide repeat-containing protein, translating to MYQYVDQHYEGVDFSHADLRDGELRNCVFANCRFRSTGMEEAWTWGCQFIDCDFTGAILNGSIHTRSAFTNCRFVGVNLFASKFEECKMVGTDFANANWDGITIVGGDWSYTHMRHANLTKQKLRGVRLIEADLSECRLDKADLRDADLTHAMLTKVSWKGADLRGANLEGIHWKGLDIQGVRLDSGQAVAFARSHGAKID from the coding sequence ATGTATCAATATGTTGACCAGCACTATGAAGGCGTAGATTTCAGCCATGCCGATCTGCGGGACGGCGAGCTGCGGAACTGCGTCTTCGCCAACTGCCGCTTCCGCAGCACCGGCATGGAGGAAGCATGGACTTGGGGCTGCCAGTTCATCGATTGTGATTTTACAGGCGCCATTCTGAACGGCTCCATTCATACGCGCAGCGCGTTCACCAACTGCCGCTTCGTCGGCGTCAATCTGTTCGCCTCCAAGTTCGAGGAATGTAAAATGGTCGGCACCGATTTCGCCAATGCGAACTGGGACGGAATTACGATAGTGGGGGGCGATTGGTCGTACACCCATATGCGGCATGCGAATCTCACCAAGCAGAAGCTGCGCGGCGTGAGGCTGATCGAGGCCGACTTGTCGGAATGCCGGCTCGATAAGGCGGATTTGCGAGACGCCGATCTGACGCATGCGATGTTGACGAAGGTGTCCTGGAAGGGCGCCGATCTGCGCGGAGCCAATCTGGAAGGCATCCATTGGAAAGGACTTGATATTCAGGGCGTGCGTCTCGATAGCGGACAAGCCGTCGCCTTCGCCCGCTCCCATGGCGCCAAGATCGACTAG
- a CDS encoding metal-dependent hydrolase, whose product MKGSTHLAIGTAIGTAAAIYYPFSWKHAALYVAVSAFSALSADLDGPSLLSSKLGKLSKLLHELLVWTGGLLVSAVLILYAVYGIEHREWTVISVVLLLTGFIAKEGAIRNGLVSLVGCALIYSGWTSDRYWLIGLGLFIAIAPWLRHRGLTHTVWAACAWGYIGLGLEHELQLDGVAAVATAGYMSHLIADTLTPRGVKWLYPLWSKSFKLRL is encoded by the coding sequence ATGAAAGGCTCAACACATCTTGCTATCGGAACCGCAATCGGCACGGCTGCGGCAATCTATTATCCGTTCAGCTGGAAGCATGCCGCCCTGTATGTCGCGGTCTCGGCCTTCTCCGCCTTAAGCGCCGATCTGGACGGACCCTCTCTGCTTAGCAGCAAGCTGGGCAAGCTGTCGAAGCTGCTTCATGAGCTGCTTGTATGGACCGGAGGGCTGCTTGTCTCAGCCGTCCTGATTCTGTATGCCGTGTATGGAATCGAGCACCGGGAATGGACCGTCATCTCCGTCGTTCTTCTGCTTACCGGCTTTATCGCCAAGGAAGGGGCCATTCGCAATGGCCTGGTCAGCTTGGTAGGCTGCGCACTTATTTATTCCGGCTGGACATCGGACCGGTATTGGCTCATCGGACTCGGGCTGTTCATCGCGATCGCTCCCTGGCTCCGGCACCGGGGGCTGACGCATACGGTATGGGCCGCCTGTGCTTGGGGGTACATAGGATTGGGACTGGAGCATGAGCTGCAGCTGGACGGGGTCGCCGCTGTCGCCACGGCCGGGTATATGTCCCATCTCATTGCGGACACGCTCACGCCGCGCGGCGTCAAATGGCTGTACCCGCTCTGGAGCAAGTCGTTCAAGCTTCGGTTGTAA